The following DNA comes from Emys orbicularis isolate rEmyOrb1 chromosome 13, rEmyOrb1.hap1, whole genome shotgun sequence.
GCACTGCCTCTTTTATGATGTATCCAtattggaacagcttcaagaggagagactgagggagccctacATCATACTATCCCTTAGTCAGAGCTGAGCAGGGTATTTGTGAATACCAGTAGGACCTGATTCTGGGACTTTGGCACCTAACTTCCACTTTAGacgcctaagtccttttgtgtatGCAGCCTATTTTGtctatttaaaacacacaaatgcCATCTgccatctctctttctctaaaTTCAGTCTATAAATTTTACAGAATTGAATAGGACTCTCTTTACGCTCATCTTATGGAACAGATGATCTCCACATACTCTTGCCGTTTATTTTTATGATAagtgttaatttcatttttttctggtcTTCCAGGTCACAGATTTCCTGAATAAAtgacaatgaaaaatcaaaccacGGTGACCGAATTTATCCTCCTGGGACTTTCCAGTGACCCACAGATGCAGATTTTCCTCTTCTTGGTTTTCTTAGTTATTTACCTAATCACTCTGGGTGGTAACATAGTGATCATGGTGGTGATAAGAGCTGATTCTCACCTTCACACCCCTATGTacttcttcctcttccatttaTCCTTTGTTGATATCTGCTATTCCTCAGTCACGGTGCCTAATATGCTGATGAACTTCCTAGCAGAGCACAAAACTATTTCTGTCAATGGCTGCATTGCCCAGATGTTCCTTTTTATCCTCTCAGCTGGTACTGAAGCTTTCATTCTCTCAGCCATGGCTTATGACCGCTATGCTGCCATCTGTGACCCATTGCGTTACGTGGAGACAATGAAGAAAGGGATCTGTGTTCAGCTGGTTAGTGGTGCATGGACCATGGGCTTCTTCTATGCCCTTCTTAATACAATTTTTGCCCTCaagttgcatttctgtgggcccaATCAAATCAGCCATTTCAGCTGTGAGCTCCCTCCTCTGTTACAACTGTCCTGCAGTGAAGCCCTCACCAATCAAGTGGTGCTACTTATTTCTGCTTTGGTATTTGGTTTGagctccttcctcctcaccctaatctcctacattcacatcatctccaccatcctgaggaTACGCTCTGCGGAGGGCAGgcgtaaagccttctccacctgcagctcccacctgatTGTGGTTGGCTTGTTGTACGTGACAGGTTTTCTCCAGTACACAAAACCCAGCTCAGTCTCCTCTGTGGTTCTGGATGAAATGTTCTCCATCCAGTACAGCATCTTGACCCCCTTGTTAAACCCCATTGTCTATagcctgaaaaacaaggaggtgaaaaCAGCTCTAAGGAATATATTGTGGAAAttcaggtttctcaattagtgttGATTCTCTCTTTTTCAACAAAACAAGGAAGAACAAAGTCTTGCCTGAGAGAGCACCATGGACATTTCTCCTTTATAACAAACTACAACATTTTTCTTCATGAAATGGAAAATGCAGGTGGCATTTCTAGAAGTGCCTAAATGATGTAGAgcacaagtcaatgggacttgtttGACCAAGTTACCTGAAAGAGGAAGTGGTGCCCCTTCTTCCAACCGTTAGCCCAGTGTTAATTACTGGTGTTcaggaagacctgggttcaattccccatTCTACCTCCTGTAGAGCAGGGACTGAAACTTTGACCTCCCAGCTGAAGGCCCTAACCaccactatataaatacatggggGTGGAGTTTTCTCAAGTTTTTCTATTGAAGACTATTCCACTTATATAAAATACTTGGCTAGTCATTGGGCTAAAATTACACTGTAGCTCAGTGTTAGGGGACTCCTTTGGTAGGTTAAACTCATTGGTCcattgagttttttttttttttagttatttatacATTGTAGAACAGCTTCGATATTCCAGAATACCTTATAGCCCAGATATTAAGGCACTTTCCTCAGAGATGGGAGATCTCACTTCAaatctctgcccttccccccacccaggtAGAGAAGGGAAGAGAACCATGGTCCCCCACATGCAAGGAGAGTGACCTAACCAATGGACTGAAGTTACAAGAAAAGCAACAGCAGAGGGTCTCCTGTACCTCTTGTTGTTTGTGAATTTAGcccaatatttttttctgctgaaaCAATTCagtaaaatttgttttaaaatcatgaatAATTTTGCGTTGCCCCAAACTTcctttttcatgaaaaacaacaaggagtccaatggcaccttaaaggctaacagatttatgaacaggaggctgccaggcaactctccagcaccacattctacaggccactatcctctgatcccacggaggaataccaaaagaaactacatcatctgctcaagaaactcctggctacagcatgggaacaaatctacacggacaccccccagagccctgaccacgggtattctatctgctacctaAGATCCATAAACCtagaaaccctggacgccccatcatctcaggcattggcactttttcagcaggattatctggctatttggactctctcctcagaccctacactcccagcactcccagctatcttctagacaccaccgacttcctgaggaaactacaatccattggtgatcttcttGAAAACACCagcctggccaccatggatgaagaagcactttacaccaatattccacatgaggatgaactacaagctgtcaagaacagtatctctgatgaggccacagcaagcctggtggctgagttttgtgactttgtcctcacccacaaccatttcagatttggggacaacttataccgtcaagtcagtggcactgctatgggtacctgcatggccacacagtatgccaacatttttatggctgacttagaacaacgcttcctcagctctcgtccccttgtgcccctcctctacttgcgctacattgatgatatcttcatcatattgacccatggaaaggaggcccttgaagaattccactatgatttcaacaatttccaccccaccatcaacctcagcctggacagtccacacaagagatccacttcctggacactacagtggaAATAAGTGATGGTCAGATAAACAttaccctataccagaaacctactgaccactatacttacctacatgcctccagcttccatccaggacacatcacatgatccattgtctacagccaagccctaagatacaaccgaatttcctccagtccctcagacagagacaaacacctacaagatctttaccaagcattcttaaaactacagtacccacctggggaagtgaggaaacagattgacagagcgagacgggtacccagaaatcacctactacaggacaggcccaacaaggaaaataacagaacaccactgaccatcacgtacagcccccagctaaaacctatCCAGCGCattatcaatgatctacaacctatcctggaaaatgatccctcactctcacagaccttgggaggcaggccagtcctcgtttacagacaaccccccaacctgaagcaaatactcaccagcaactacacaccacaccacaccaggaaccaatccctgtagcaaaacccattgcctactctgtccccatatctactctggcgacaccatcagaggacccaaccacatcggccacaccatcaagggctcattcacctgcaagtctactaatgttatatatgccatcatctgccagcaatgcccctctgccatgtacattggccaaaccagatagtccctatgtaaaagaattaatggacacaaatcggacatcaggaatggtaacatacaaaagccagtaggtgaacacttcaatctccctggacattctataactgAAGtgtgtttctgaagttttttttgttcaagaatagtgacttttaaatctaaGAGAGAGAGCAAAACTAAAATTCATTTCCAAATTCAACACCAATAATTCGGGCTTTAATAGGGACTGCgagtggctggctcattgcagaagcagctttgcctctcttggaattgacacctcctcatctattattgggaatggactacatccaccctgaatgaattggccctgtcagcactggttcttcacttgtgaggtactcccttctcttcacgtgTCATTAtgtaatgcctgcatctgtaactttcactccatgtatctgaagaagtgcgttttttttacccatgaaagcttatgcccaaataaacctgttagtctttaaggtccactggactccttgttctttttgttgAATAAACTTACAATTTATCTCCTCCTTTGTCTCAATGGCTATTTATtgccatcatagaatcatagaactggaagggacctcgatatgtcatcgagtccagtcccctgcactcaaggcaggattaagtattatccagaccatcccttgttgcacttctctggaccagagggtccagagaagagcaacaagaatgattaaaggtcttgagaacatgacctatgaaggaaggctgaaagaattgggtttgtttagtttggaaaagagaagactgagaggggacatgatagcagttttcaggtatctaaaagggtgtcataaggaggagggagaaaacttgttcaccttagcctctaaggatagaacaagaagcaatgggcttaaactgcaggaagggaggtctaggttggacattaggaaaaagttcctaactgtcagggtggttaaactctggaataaattgcctagggaggttgtggaatctcaatcTCTGgagtatttaagagtaggttagataaatgtctatcagggatggtctagacagtatttggtcctgccatgcgggcaggggactggactcgatgacctctcgaggtcccttccagtcctagaatctactaatctatgaatctatgacaggtgtttgtccaacctgctcttaaaaaactccaaagatggagattccacaaactccctagggACTTTTTCCCCACTTCTTAATCACGCtgatagttaggaactttttcttaatgtccaacctaaaccacccttgctgcaatttaaacccattgctacttgtcctatcctcagatgttaagaagaacaatttttctccctcctccgtgtaacaaccttttatgtacttgaaaactgttatcctgtcccctctcagtcttctcttctccagactaaacaaacccattttttttcaaacttccttcatgttttctagacctttaatcatttttgttgctcttctctgtactttctccaacttgtccacatctttcctgaaatgtggcacccagaactggacacaatactcgagTTGAGGCCGAATCAGTgcggaatagagtggaagaattacttctcgtgtcttgcttataacagtcctgctaatacatcccagaatgatgtttgattttttttaaacagtgttacactattgatcATATTattttgtgatctactatgacccccagatccctttctgcagtactccttcctaggcagtcatttcccattttgtatgtgtgcaactgatcattccttcctaaatggagtactttgtatttgttcttattgaatttcatcctatgtcagatcatttctccagtttgtccagatcattttgaattataaagtTTGTGCATGATAACAAgcagggaagggttgcaagtgcattggaggataggattataagtgtactctctatgccattatctaaatcattgacgaAGATATTGAGCAGAACTGAACTCACAACCGATCCCTGCGGAactccacttgttatgcctttccagcattactgtgaaccactgataactactctctgggaatggttttccaaccagttattcacccaccttatagtagctccatctaggttgcatttccctaatttgtttatgaaaaggtcatgcgagacagtatcaaaatcaTATATAGTCTATTTACTCCTTTTTCCCATTAATGAAGTTTAAGGCTATCTGGCCGTGTTGTCGTCTTGTGGTAATTATATATTATGGCTAGGAGCTTCAAAGAAGTGTGGGGGAGATGAAATTATTTGCTATTAGGGTGTCTAGCTCCTTTGGCTGTTTtgaaaataggagcctaaatacacacttttttttttagtgacgGTTGCAGAGATTTTGTACCTAAATCCTGTGATAAGCCAAGTCTCATTGCTCTTATTTTCAGGCACTACAGAGGATTGCTTGAGTGCTGACCCAGCCCAGTGTTACTGGTAGCTTGTTACAGAGAGTGAACTTCAGGGATCTTGTCCCAAGGGgaacaaaacagcatttaaacCATTCTCAAGAAATCAGCTTTTAATCTTGGAGGCAGTTCAGGGAAGGCTTTTTGCTCCACTCCCACAGATAACCCTACACACCTTGAGTGGTTTCATTGCTCTGGGTAAAGGGTCCAAGGATCACATCCATAGACCTATTGGATGTCTTGAGATGCTGTATTCCAGATGCAGATAGACAGACTAGGTAGTCTACCTACTTATTGATTTGGCTAAGAATACAGAGAAAATCACAGGTAAGAATGATCTCACCATATTTATGATCCACATTTAAAAGGCAGGTGAGTTGATTCATATTCCTATTCATTTTAATCTTTCAATTACAAAGGACCAGAATCTGCTCCACTTATCTAAGGGTGGGTCTCTCTGCAGAGTCCCATAGACTTCTGCCTGGATGCAACACTCTGCTCCCACTGTCAGTTACAGCACAGAAGCCATGGCTGGCAACCCAGTTACTCTATGAATCACCCagatcttgctctctctctcacttgttCACTCTCAACAGCACTGAGACAAATGAAATCAGTTGGTGCATGTTAgcagtaatgtgtgtgtgtgtgttattgggTCGTGAAGTTAGGGGCAGGGCGTTCTCTGGAGAAGGCATTTAGCTTTGGAGTTCCCTTTGCACAGAATCTGCCTGTGACATTCAGGCTGTAGTACAAGATCTCTTCAGTTGTCTGATGAGCTGATAATGGGAAAAAGATTTAGTTTCTCTCTGGTGGACATTTGTGTTTAAACATCAATTTGGTGTTGGACAGAACACTGGCTTCATTCCCATTTCCATTTAGAAATCAATGTCAAAATAGCCACTCACTTCCAAGAGGGCAGTAAAGATTCTCTTATGTATGAGCAGTTTGATATTCAGACTTGCAGGACACTGAGTCAAAAGTCCcatggggtcagattttcaaaggaacttaaGTAATTTTTAGGCACGAAAGTCCCATTAATTTTCAGTCAGACCCTTCTCTTTCAAATTATGTCAGTGTACCTAGAGAGTGTTTGCTGGGCACATTCCTTTCATATGATCATTATTAATGTCTCTCAGTATTACATaaggcagatttttaaaaaaagaaatagcttTCCCAACGTATTCAATCTTTAAGCTTTAAAAGAAgaaagctgctgtttaacatgtATCCCCATGAGTCACCGAAAAATCCTGGCTGAACGGACTCTGTAGGTTTGTGTGCTCAGgagtttttttaaaacacctACAGAATTCCTACATTTTAGGTGCTCAAGTACATTCATTGTCATTTGACTTTCCTGCATATTCTCGCAGTGCCTAAGAGCGCTGTCGGCTGCAAGTCACTGACCAAGATGTCTTGGAATTCTAACATGTTTTACCCCTAGTGCTTGCACCTTGTGCTCCAATAACTGCTGGGATTGTCTTTGTTCTAGTTTCTATAATTGCGTGCCTTCAATGCTGTGTTCTTCATACTTTGCCATCCTCTCGACTTGTTTTTTTTATGTTTCTGTCTGCTGGCACGGCAACATCAATTAACATGGGCTTGTTTGTTGTCTTTTCTACAACTATGTGTGGCCTGTTTTATCACACCATTCGGTCTGTGACAATTGCCAGATCCCATAAATCTTCGTTCTCTAGAACGCTTTCAGTTTGGTGTTCGTAATAGCACATAGTTTGTGGCAAGCATGGATTTGCACAGAGTCTCCAGTGCAGACACTTAGCAACCTCACTGTGTCTGTTCATATATTCTCTCCCAGATAGGCTCTAGCAGTTGCTCAACACAGGCTACACAAtatcttccttttaaaaacacattctgCGGCTCGGGGAGCAGTTGTCAGTCAATTTTACTTCTTAAATAATTAAGGATTTTTCTTGTCCACTCATAATGAGGCTTTGTCTCTTTTTTGAGGGATGCTTCTACAATCATCAATTTGTTAATCTTCTATCACCAATAGGTTtgatctctctccaccactgtccGTGCAATGATCTCTATATAAATCTTTCAAATCTTTTTTGGCAGtttgctttctcctttctttCATGCTTTCTTGGGCTTGGATGCAGCTCAGTCATTGCTTGTTATCGTGACCAGATGATCTTTATTCTGGTTAACG
Coding sequences within:
- the LOC135887812 gene encoding olfactory receptor 8S1-like, encoding MTMKNQTTVTEFILLGLSSDPQMQIFLFLVFLVIYLITLGGNIVIMVVIRADSHLHTPMYFFLFHLSFVDICYSSVTVPNMLMNFLAEHKTISVNGCIAQMFLFILSAGTEAFILSAMAYDRYAAICDPLRYVETMKKGICVQLVSGAWTMGFFYALLNTIFALKLHFCGPNQISHFSCELPPLLQLSCSEALTNQVVLLISALVFGLSSFLLTLISYIHIISTILRIRSAEGRRKAFSTCSSHLIVVGLLYVTGFLQYTKPSSVSSVVLDEMFSIQYSILTPLLNPIVYSLKNKEVKTALRNILWKFRFLN